CATCTCTAGTCCTGCCACGCCTACCTTTCCCACCTAACCCACCTAGGATAGCCACGACCACGTCGTCACGCAGGATCTCGATGGAGCCGCGGGAGATGAAGTACAGCGTGGAGAGCACGTCGCCAAGGTGCACTAGTGTGTCCCCGGGCGGCGCGTGGGCTGTCTTGAACTTGACGGCCAGCGCCCGCAGGCAGCCCTTGCTGGCGCCGCGGAAGGCCGGGCAGTGCTGCAACAGCGTGCGGTGCAGGTGCAGACAGATGTCGGCCTGCAGGCACTCAGGGAAGCCCTTCAGCACCTGTGAGGCGATGTGGGCGAGGGTGGGCTTGGGGGAGCGGACAGGGAGGGCTCAGGGGGCGCCCTGCGCCTGCAGGACCTTGTTATCCCCAGGGGCACTAGCCAGAAGGACTTGAGCTAATGGCCTGGTCCACCTGGGGCAGGGCTGCGGGAGCTCACCGCGTTCATATCGATGCCGTTGGTGTAGGACCAGGCGTGCTGGAAGTACTCTTCCAGGCGCTGCCGCAGTGGATTGGGGATCTGGTGGAAGCGGATAAACTCCTTGACGCGCAGCATCTGAGTGTGGTAGCGCGCTGTGCCTGAGTACAGGCGCTGGATGATGGCAGACACATTGCCAAAGATGCTGGCATACATAAGGGCTGGGGCGGAAGAGCGGGGGTGCAGGGAGTGAGTGCTTCTGCATCCACACCAGACCACACTACCCCAGGACCCATTCCAAACCTCTCTCTTCCTGGGAACCCTCTGTCCAGGGCAAAGTCAGAAGTGCCCAGGCCAGCACCAGGGTGCCTGGTGGACAGAGGCCTCTCGGCTTTCTGCCCTCCTCCCACTTCCCTGTGTCTCTTGGCATCTTCCTGGGCCCAGAGGCCAAACTCTTGAGAAGAAAGAACTAGGGCAATGGAATTTTTTAGTtcagatttgtttttctctcagctttaaatatataaaaggaaaactcttggTCTCCTGTTttcaccccctttttttcttgttgtttttgtttttctgggctTTCATGTCTAAATACTCTGAACATGACAACTTAACCGATGTGTGAAATTCCACATTGGCTCTTATGTTCCTGTAGCAGGTGTCCTGGGAGGTGGGCAGCACAGAGCAGGGCCTGAGAGCACACAGCCCTGGGAGCAGCTCACCTGACTAGAACTAGGTCTCTATGTATCTGCTGGCAAGTTAAGGTCTTTGGTTTGTTGGTCTGTAAACTGGGCTCATAATATGGCCTTCGTGGGGGGTAGTGATGAGAATGAAATGTAGGCCTTTGATAAGTACTTAGAAAGTGCTTGGCAGGTCTGGCTTCATAGGCATGTGACCTGTGCTAAGAAGGGCCCCACAgtcctaactggtggtggcacagtggatagagcattgacctagaatgctgcggtcccaggttcaaaaccctgaggttgctggcttgagcatgcggTCACCAGCCCAGCTGGACTTCCCTGCCCCCATTGCCCAGTTaaggcatttatgagaagcaatcaacagacaactgaagtgctgcaactatgagttgatgcttctcatctctctctaaaaataaataataaataaaaagaaggaccCCACATTTGGTTTAATTTTCTTCTATCActgtcttaaaattcttaaattttttttaatgaagggctctacattttcattttgcattggGCCCTGCAAATGATGCAACTGGCCCTGATTCCTGTCACATAGCAAGGGCCATGCGGGTGTAAAATTCTGTATATACATGTAACATTTCATCATGCTGTATGCTTAAGATCTGCCTATCAtgactctggccagatagctcagttggttagagtattgtcccaaagcacagaggttgctggtttgatcctcggccagggcacatacaggaacagattgatgttcctctctctctctcccttcctctctctctctctgaaatcaataaaataaacattttaaaagtctgCCTATCACACACATTGTTACGTTCTGTTATGTCTCATTCTAAAACTAAAATTCTAATTCTATGGATAAGGCCCAGGGCATGAGGTGGCACTCACAGCCAATGAGCATGACGCAGATGGAGAAGACCTTCTCTGAGTTGGTGTTGGGGGAGACGTTGCCGAAGCCCACGCTGGTGAGGCTGCTGAAGGTGAAGTAGAGGGCAGTGACGTACTTGTCCTGCACTGAGGGGCCCGAGGCTGGGTCGCTGCCATTGTAGCGCTTGCCGAGCTGTGCACCAAGGCTGTCCAACCAGCCGATCTTGGGCTCCAGGTAGGGCCGCTCCACATTGCCGATGGCATACCAGATGCAGGCCAGCCAGTGCGCGATGAGAGCAAAGGTGCACATGAGCAGGAAGAGCACGGCTGCCCCGTATTCAGAGTAGCGGTCCAGCTTCCTGGCCACGCGCACCAGCCGCAGCAGCCGTGCTGTCTTCAGCAGCCCAATCAGGGTGGTGGTCTGGAGGGACAAGGAAGAGGCCATAGGGTTGGCGGTCAGTCTTTGAAAGGCTGTACTCAGCCTTTACTTGTGCATATGGTCACACAGTCATTCAACACATACTCATGAAGAACCTGCTCTGAGCCAGGCTCTTGGCAGTGGGGTACAGCATGGGACCAAGGAGCTCTCAGCCTAAAGCTCAAAAACAATGTTATCATTACTAGGACAGAAATctagggagagcagagaggaaggggcggcCAAGTCTGTAGGAGCAGAGCAGACAGGCTACACTGAGGGTGACACCTGAGCCGAGTCTTGAGAGACGAGGGTGGGCCTCCaggcagacaggagagagagggatgaggcATTCCAGACTCAGGGAGCAGCatgagcaaaggcccagaggtgTGGAGGCACCACCAGCCCACGTGGGAATCCAAGTGTGGTGCTGCCCCTGGGCTCAATGAGGAAGATGGAGAAGTGAAGAGAAATGAGCCTGGAGATGGGCAGGGGCTGCTCCTGAGGGCCTGTGGGTCCATAAACAGCTTGGGAGCCATTTAAGTTTCTGAGGCCAGGATTAGATAAATAACGGGGTCATGAAAGTGATCtgataaacctttttttttttttaggtgaaaggaggggagatagtgaggcagactcatgCATGagccccgacctggatccacccagtaaccccatctGGACCGATGCTccagtactaagctatttttagcacccgaggctgtTGTGCTCTGATGGAGCTATCCTCTACGCCCTGGGctacactggaaccaatcaagccactgactgcaggaggggaagagggagagaaggggacagggagggggagaaaagcagatggtcacttctcctgtgtgccctgactgcgaaaCAAACCCAGGAAGTCCATAGGTTGgaccagtgctctatctactgagccaccagccagggccatgtaaaTGCTCTGAAACTTTCTGTGGCTTCTGTGTGGAGGTGACGAGGCTGACAGATGTGGGCTTGGGACAGTGTCTACTCAGCGTCCAGGCAGGGGCAGTggaagtggagagagaggacTTGGGCATAGATTTGCTGGGAGTGGGTGGGCATGGGAGCAGGAAATCATGAGGGACAGACCGTGCTGGAAAGGCTGGTGTGATTAGGCTGGTGACTGGAACACAGAAGGCAGAACTGTTTGGAGTGGAAAACTGATCCCAAAGAGGTGGGGCAAAAGGACCAGTGGGCCTACAAGCTTTAAGTAAAGCATGTAGCCTGACTTGGGGTGCcagagtggataaagctttgacctggaatgctgaggttgctggtttgaaaccctgggcttgcttagtcaaggcacaaatgataaGCAACTACTAcatttgatgcttcccactcctccccccttctctctctctctctcttctttctctgaaaatcaatgaataataagaagaaaagttTGTAAATGCCCACACATCAGTTATGGGAAGTGGAGTTGGCATGGTGGAGGGGCTCAGGGGTGAGAAACAAGTCAGGCTGAATCAAGGAGCAGTTTGCATATCCTGCAACTCCAAGGTAAGTATGGTTTAGGAGGCAGCACAAGGAGCTGGGACTGTAGGAATGCCCATTCCAGAAGGGGCTGAATTCTGGAGCACAAGGAGGCCACCTAGGCCTGGGGCACAGCCTTGGTTGGTCCTTTACCAGGGTGGAAGATGACAGGAGATGTTTGAGGCCCCTTTTTCACTTCCACTTGTTTTGGCAAAGGTGCCGAATGCCAGGTACTCTCTGCACCCAGTGCTGTGAGGCTGGGGAGGCCCCAGGACTTCAGGGGACAGATGGGGTTTGCTCACCTCATCAGAGCCAGTGCGGAAGATGAGCAGGTCGAAGGGAATGGCCGCCACCATGTCAATGAGGAACCAGCCCTTGAAGTAGTGGATGGCAATGCGGCGGGGGTGGCTGACCACCTCGTCGTTGGTGTTGACATAGGTGGTGCGGAAATTGATGACAATGTCCACGACAAACATAATGTCCACGATGAGGTCCACCACTGTGAGTGGGCTGCAGGTGTAGCTGCAGTCCCCACGCTGAGACTCATCCTGGTCGCTGAGCAGAAAGGCGGCCGAGTATGGCGTAAAGATGGCCGTGTAGATGACCAGCAGCAGGATGAGCCAATCCCACACAGCCTTGAAGGGGCtgtagtgcaggagggtcccgCGGTGGATGCGTGGTGCCTGCAGCTTGTACTCCGGCAGCACATCTGCACCCAGGGACAGGACCTGGGGTGGGGGCCATGGGGTGGTCAGTGGGGTGGCCACAGCTGGTGAGATGGGCCTGGGAGGGCTGAAGATGTAGGGGTGACACCTGGGAAGACCCTGTGGAGCCTGGACCAGTAAAGCCTTCCCTAGGGCCAACTCTCAGAGCATTTGATGGAAAGGGTCAGATTTGGGGTGTGTAGCTAACCTGGGGCCTTGATAGGTCCTGCCTGAGTACCAGGGAGCCCTGACTACTTCTCATGTGTTCTAGAGGTGTTTGATCCTTACATTCAACTGAGCCCCCTCCACTCAGCCCCTACCCACCCTCAAGGCCCGACACAGCCctgtctgccctgccctgcaggcCAAACCTGGGTGACCTTCTCGGTGACATTCTGGGTCCGCTCCACCACCTTGTGGGGCGCGATGATCTCAATTTCCGTGGTTGAGCTTGAGCGGTGTTTCTCCAGGTTGAACTCCACAAAGTTGAGTGTGAACTGCGGAATTTGGCTGATGGTCCTGTACTTGACCCTGCCCGTGCCAGGCCCCTGTGTACCCGGCCTGCTGTGAGAGCCCTCTGAAAGCAGGCCCAGGGTcagagcagccagggccaggggccaGTTGCTCTACCTGGTGCCCTCACTtgcccctccctcaacccccagcACCCCTCCTCACCGGAGCTTAGGAAGCTCTGGGACAGCAGGCGCTGGGACAGGCTGCAGCCCTTGCTCTTGGCCAGGAGCTGGGCCAGATCCTCGAAGTTGAGGATGAACATGATGACGGCCCCATCCTCATTCTTCACGGGTACCACGTCCACCAGGCAGCGGAAGCTGGAGGCTGCAAGCACCATAGGGAGGGGGGGTTGGTCACTGAAGGGATCCTGGCCAGGGAAGCCAGGCACAGTGCTGGGTAAGGGTCAAATGAAGGGCAGCCACAGGGTGAGGAGGCCTGGACAGAGGCTGGGTGATGCTACAGGGCAGAGGTAGGGAGAGCAGCTAAGCTGCTCATTAGGAGATAATGCAGCATCAGGTCCAAGTCCATGCTCAGCCCTCAGCTCAGGGCTTAACCTTGAGGTTTGCTTGTGCTGTAATTAAAGCGGAGCAGATGGGGGTGGATTAAGTGGGGAGGTGGGTCGGGCATTCTATCCCATGAAGCTCTGGCTGGCCCTGGGCTTCTCATGTTCTCATCCCACAAAGCTGACATTGGAAGGACCTCATCATTGAGAACACACTAAGGGCTGGGCACTGAGCCAGTTATCACATTAGGCCTCAGTCTCCATGGTGGAGCCCAGTGGGTATTTGGGGGGAGGCATAGACCTCCATTCTGCAGATAAGAGCCTGGGTTCTGAGAAACTGACGTGCTTGGACTGGGAGGAGACATGGAGCAGGGACCCCTGAACTCTCAGTACACATGActtgggagagaggaagggatgggtCGGGATGAAGAGGCTAGAGTGAAGGCCAGGCTGCTGCTCCAGGCCTGGATGGGAACAGCATTTCCAGGCAGAGGCACTGGGACTGGGGAACAGAGAGGGCATGGCCTGAGGtctgaagagggagagagatggcagTGTGGGGACAGGAGAGGCTCCTCCTGTCACTCTCTCCACCCTCTAGGGCAGACCAGACAACTGTTGGCCTCACAGTTCCTCCCATTTTGCTGTAGGGTCTTGCTCCCCTGTCCCTGTATGTGGATGGAACAAAACAAGCTAAAATTGCCTTTGggctggatgggtgggtgggcacCCCCTGAGCCCCTTTTCCATGATGGTACCCAGTGGTCCCATGTCCCTCAACACAAACCACTGGTGGGTGTCAGGCCCAAAGGGCAGGATCCTAAGGGCAGGAGCCTCAGGTAAACATGCaaatcagaaggcagagctgctcAGGTTTGGGTCTGCTTCGTTTGCTGGAGGCCAGCACCTGGCCCaggtgttgtttgttgattgagtGAATTAATGTGTATGTAAATGTAAAAGGGTGGGAGATCAACTGGCAGGAACAGGCGACTTTGGGGTCCACTGGTATCACTTGTCCCCTGACTCCCCATTTAGTGCTCTTTTCACTTGGTGTCTCTGCACAGCCATCAGCGCTGGGGTGCAGCTGAGCTGTCTCCATCCTCCCACCCACGTTCCTCCCTGGGAGGAGGAATCTCCTGGATCAGATTCCTGGACTCCCAGGCACCAGGCAGCCATCTGCCAGCTGCTGTCCTGGGCCCCAGGGGAGACATCCACACTGAGGATATGCCACCCATCCTCCTCTGTGACCCACTCCTGGGTTCACAGTGCTGTAGGCCTGTCTCCCAGACCAGAGCCTGGCACTCTTGTCAGCCTGGGCCGTGGCAAGGCATGGGCACTGAGACCTAGCAGGAAGCCTCCTTGGCCAGCAGTCTGAGACACTGCCCCCAAGATGAAACTATCTCCTCAGTCTCTCTGGCACTGAAGAGATCTGGcctggcagggggcagggagagggcagagcagggcagaagGGCAGGGCCTCCAGGCTCTCTAGctgctaggacaggggtcgggaacctttttggctgagagagccatgaaggccacatattttaaaatgtaattccatgagagccagacaacgacccgtgtatgttacgcattatccaataaaaatttggtgtcgtcccggaggacagctgtgattggctccagccacctgcaaccatggagcggtaggaaatgaatggattgtaatacatgagaatgtttatatttttaacattatttttttaattaaagatttatctgcaagccggatgcagccatcaaaagagccacatctggcttgcgagccataggttcccgacctccaTGCTAGGAGCAGCCAAGACCCAGTCTTTGAGTGGCTGTACCCACACACTGATGCTATCTTTGGAAAACTGAGGCTGGGAATGAACTGAAGACCAGTCATCATAGCAGTGAGGACTGGAGCAGGAGCTTATGTGGCATGCTTGCTGCTGTGGGTGCACAGAGACAAGAGGCTATGAGGATTTGGATGAGTTCAGAACACTCTTTACCCCTGCCCCTAGGCTGTCCTTGCTCATGAGGAAGGGTGTCTGGATGATCAGCAGTGGGGAGTGTATTGTCCTAGGTTGTGCCCAGGAGTAGTGGTGGTCCTGTGCCCTTGCCTTGTCCTTGGAGGAAAAACCACGGTTTCTGTCTCGTACTCCCCTCAGCTCTCTGACCAAGGGCAGCAGGTTCGTCTGCCCGTCCTGATACCGCCCTTctcttgcctttctctgcctcttggaTGTGCCcctttttttcagtttctctttgctctcgtgctcccctctgccctctggcTCTTGCCCCTCATCTGCACAGTCTCCTTGACTTCTATTACCACCATCTCTTTATGCACACCCCACCCAGGACTGTGGTGAACCTTCAGGAAGGAGCTGGTGTTACAAAAAGcagctactggccctggccggtcagcctggtgtgcgggggacccgggttcgattcccagccagggcacataggagaagtgcccatttgcttctccctccccccttcctctctgtctctctcttcccctcccgcagccaaggctccactggagcagggatggcctgggtgctggggatggctccttggcctctgccccaggtgctagagtggctctggtcgcggtagagcgacgccccggaggggcagagcttcgcccctggtgggcgtgccgggtggatcccggtcgggcgcatgcgggagtctgtctgactgtctctccccgtttccagcttcagaaaaatacaaaaaaaaaaaaaaaaaagcagctactAAAAGAGTGGCTATTCCATACTTGCTCCTGCTTGGTGTTTCTGGCACTCATGGGTGAGTGTGTGGAAAACTCTGGGACCCCTGACCTTAGCCCTTACCCTGTCTTACTCATTTGGAGCTGAGGACTGGAGAAGCCTTAGGCTTCCTCTAGCCTGGTTTAGTGATTAGGGAACTCTCCAGTTTGGGGTCATCAGAGAAGAGGACCTGGCTAAGGTGGGCAGGTGCCCAGTGGAGGCAAGGGTAGGTGTGGGGGAGATCTGAGTGTTCTCTATCCCTCCCTGCAGAATCTCATTGGTTCTAGTCTTGTGGCCATCCTATCTCTCCTTATCTGTTAGGTTCTCACTTTTTCTATAACGGGAGATGGAGGAAGAGCCAGTTTCTTAGGGGTCTCTGATCCTTGTCTCATGGGCAATTTTTGCCAAGTGCCCTGGCCTCTGTTTGCACAATGTGGAAATATATGGACACAGACTCTCCACTTTGACTTGGAGAACTGTCAGTGGATTTTTcttttagaggaaaagagaatcaTAAATAAACCATCTGGAGTTCTGTTAAGAACCCTTTCCTACTTCCCTGGAGTCAGGGGGAGTAGGGCAGAGGAGGTATTGATCTAAGGTGGAAAGAAATCAACATTAGGACCCCCCTCAGCAGGATTGTAAGATATATgtgaatatgatttaaaaaattaaaaaacaggtcATGTGGTCAGAGTGAGCCATAATAAGGTGAACATAAATGTTCTGAGAACCACATCCTTTCTTAGGGTAATATAGGCTGGGAAGTTCCCTTTTCTGGGTTCCCTTTTCAGGCCAATTTTAGACAGGCCCAAGTGGTCAAAGGCTTGGATTATAGGGTTTGTGG
The DNA window shown above is from Saccopteryx bilineata isolate mSacBil1 chromosome 2, mSacBil1_pri_phased_curated, whole genome shotgun sequence and carries:
- the KCNH6 gene encoding potassium voltage-gated channel subfamily H member 6 isoform X1; translated protein: MPVRRGHVAPQNTYLDTIIRKFEGQSRKFLIANAQMENCAIIYCNDGFCELFGYSRVEVMQRPCTCDFLTGPNTPRSAMSRLAQALLGAEECKVDILYYRKDASSFRCLVDVVPVKNEDGAVIMFILNFEDLAQLLAKSKGCSLSQRLLSQSFLSSEGSHSRPGTQGPGTGRVKYRTISQIPQFTLNFVEFNLEKHRSSSTTEIEIIAPHKVVERTQNVTEKVTQVLSLGADVLPEYKLQAPRIHRGTLLHYSPFKAVWDWLILLLVIYTAIFTPYSAAFLLSDQDESQRGDCSYTCSPLTVVDLIVDIMFVVDIVINFRTTYVNTNDEVVSHPRRIAIHYFKGWFLIDMVAAIPFDLLIFRTGSDETTTLIGLLKTARLLRLVRVARKLDRYSEYGAAVLFLLMCTFALIAHWLACIWYAIGNVERPYLEPKIGWLDSLGAQLGKRYNGSDPASGPSVQDKYVTALYFTFSSLTSVGFGNVSPNTNSEKVFSICVMLIGSLMYASIFGNVSAIIQRLYSGTARYHTQMLRVKEFIRFHQIPNPLRQRLEEYFQHAWSYTNGIDMNAVLKGFPECLQADICLHLHRTLLQHCPAFRGASKGCLRALAVKFKTAHAPPGDTLVHLGDVLSTLYFISRGSIEILRDDVVVAILGKNDIFGEPVSLHAQPGKSSADVRALTYCDLHKIQRADLLEVLDMYPAFADSFWSKLEVTFNLRDADGGLQSSPQQAPGSQDHQGFFLRDNQSAPSLSLSDASGLWPELLQQVPPRPRHSPPDPQRNTGCWPPELSSRLEQLQAQVNRLESRMSSDLSHILQILQQPLPQGHTSYVLGAPASDDLALFPVASATQSPGTRLLQGSLTPAQAPSCGDLNKCRLKRRNSPSRMPHVTMTMDKTLTQSSELEQPEGLLSFPASPLHPLQVQGLICGPRFPSLPEYLGSVPKQREFQRHGSDPGFTS
- the KCNH6 gene encoding potassium voltage-gated channel subfamily H member 6 isoform X2 produces the protein MPVRRGHVAPQNTYLDTIIRKFEGQSRKFLIANAQMENCAIIYCNDGFCELFGYSRVEVMQRPCTCDFLTGPNTPRSAMSRLAQALLGAEECKVDILYYRKDASSFRCLVDVVPVKNEDGAVIMFILNFEDLAQLLAKSKGCSLSQRLLSQSFLSSEGSHSRPGTQGPGTGRVKYRTISQIPQFTLNFVEFNLEKHRSSSTTEIEIIAPHKVVERTQNVTEKVTQVLSLGADVLPEYKLQAPRIHRGTLLHYSPFKAVWDWLILLLVIYTAIFTPYSAAFLLSDQDESQRGDCSYTCSPLTVVDLIVDIMFVVDIVINFRTTYVNTNDEVVSHPRRIAIHYFKGWFLIDMVAAIPFDLLIFRTGSDETTTLIGLLKTARLLRLVRVARKLDRYSEYGAAVLFLLMCTFALIAHWLACIWYAIGNVERPYLEPKIGWLDSLGAQLGKRYNGSDPASGPSVQDKYVTALYFTFSSLTSVGFGNVSPNTNSEKVFSICVMLIGSLMYASIFGNVSAIIQRLYSGTARYHTQMLRVKEFIRFHQIPNPLRQRLEEYFQHAWSYTNGIDMNAVLKGFPECLQADICLHLHRTLLQHCPAFRGASKGCLRALAVKFKTAHAPPGDTLVHLGDVLSTLYFISRGSIEILRDDVVVAILGKNDIFGEPVSLHAQPGKSSADVRALTYCDLHKIQRADLLEVLDMYPAFADSFWSKLEVTFNLRDADGGLQSSPQQAPGSQDHQGFFLRDNQSAPSLSLSDASGLWPELLQQVPPRPRHSPPDPQRNTGCWPPELSSRLEQLQAQVNRLESRMSSDLSHILQILQQPLPQGHTSYVLGAPASDDLALFPVASATQSPGTRLLQGSLTPAQDASRDHDNGQNSDTVL